One Serinicoccus chungangensis genomic window carries:
- a CDS encoding LCP family protein: protein MRISPALATLAAALVLTSCDAGDPATTQVAPTTEGRDAATTSASAPTTDGTAGSADGGATTSTPTTGDAAARTGSATTSSGATAAPTTTDPRDSPLGSGPVTILLVGTDSRDPSSMGGQSDTIMLLHLPEDREDVALISLTRDMWVDIPGLGQGKINSAFARGGTDTLRATVSDLLGGVEIDYVLQSNFQGFINLTRWLEGFEVDNQHASSVVVGSTGREVVFEEGEIWLENTDGLIYARQRQTLPLGDLDRTERQRAVLVGMMDRLQERLEEDPQDFPELVAHLRDNVKVTGDLDVADFVALTPLLTELDPDDTLSLMVPITGFDMIGGQSVNIVDREQTAALGQALRQDSVDAYVERWGTGYAPGG, encoded by the coding sequence GTGCGTATCTCCCCGGCCCTGGCCACCCTCGCCGCCGCACTGGTGCTGACGTCCTGCGACGCGGGCGACCCGGCTACCACCCAGGTGGCCCCCACCACCGAGGGGCGCGACGCGGCGACGACGTCCGCGAGCGCGCCGACGACCGACGGCACGGCCGGGTCCGCGGACGGCGGGGCGACGACGAGCACCCCGACCACGGGCGACGCCGCGGCCCGGACCGGGTCCGCGACGACGTCGTCGGGGGCGACGGCGGCACCCACCACGACGGACCCGCGAGACTCGCCGCTGGGCAGCGGCCCCGTGACCATCCTGCTGGTCGGGACCGACTCGCGCGACCCCTCGTCGATGGGCGGCCAGTCCGACACCATCATGCTGCTGCACCTGCCGGAGGACCGCGAGGACGTCGCGCTCATCTCCCTCACCCGCGACATGTGGGTGGACATCCCCGGCCTGGGTCAGGGGAAGATCAACTCGGCGTTCGCCCGGGGCGGGACCGACACGCTGCGGGCCACGGTCTCCGACCTCCTCGGCGGGGTGGAGATCGACTACGTGCTGCAGTCCAACTTCCAGGGCTTCATCAACCTCACCCGGTGGCTGGAGGGCTTCGAGGTCGACAACCAGCACGCCTCGTCCGTGGTGGTCGGCTCCACCGGGCGGGAGGTGGTCTTCGAGGAGGGTGAGATCTGGCTGGAGAACACCGACGGGCTGATCTACGCGCGCCAGCGGCAGACCCTGCCCCTGGGCGACCTCGACCGCACCGAGCGCCAGCGGGCGGTGCTCGTCGGGATGATGGACCGGCTGCAGGAACGCCTCGAGGAGGACCCGCAGGACTTCCCGGAGCTTGTCGCCCACCTGAGGGACAACGTCAAGGTGACCGGCGACCTCGACGTCGCCGACTTCGTCGCCCTCACCCCGCTGCTCACCGAGCTCGACCCCGACGACACCCTCTCCCTCATGGTGCCGATCACGGGCTTCGACATGATCGGCGGTCAGTCGGTCAACATCGTCGACCGGGAGCAGACCGCGGCCCTCGGCCAGGCCCTCCGGCAGGACTCGGTCGACGCCTACGTCGAGCGCTGGGGAACCGGCTACGCCCCCGGGGGCTGA
- a CDS encoding TSUP family transporter yields the protein MLASVDLEPRVLLFLALAGLAAGFIDAVVGGGGLVQLPALLVALPGASPVQLLATNKLGSICGTTTSSVTYLRRIRPDLRTALPLAAAAFCGSAAGAALAFLIPRAAFDPIILGVLLAVGAITLLKPSMGQMQSLRFGHARRRHLAWAVLIGLVVGAYDGALGPGTGSFFVFALVSILGYGFLEASAKAKIANLATNLAALVVFVPQGVVIWSVGLLMGAANVLGGYLGARVAVSRGSGFVRIFFVVVLVAFVVTIGYDTWVQLTG from the coding sequence GTGCTGGCGTCGGTCGACCTGGAGCCACGGGTCCTGCTCTTCCTCGCGCTCGCGGGGCTCGCCGCCGGCTTCATCGACGCGGTGGTCGGCGGCGGCGGGCTGGTGCAGCTGCCGGCGCTGCTGGTCGCCCTGCCCGGGGCGAGCCCCGTGCAGCTGCTGGCGACCAACAAGCTGGGCTCGATCTGCGGCACCACCACCAGCTCCGTCACCTACCTGCGCCGCATCCGGCCCGACCTGCGGACGGCGCTGCCGCTGGCGGCCGCGGCGTTCTGCGGCAGCGCCGCGGGAGCCGCGCTCGCCTTCCTCATCCCCCGGGCCGCGTTCGACCCGATCATCCTCGGGGTGCTGCTCGCCGTCGGCGCCATCACGCTCCTGAAGCCGTCGATGGGCCAGATGCAGTCCCTGCGCTTCGGTCACGCCCGGCGCCGGCACCTGGCGTGGGCCGTCCTCATCGGTCTGGTCGTCGGGGCCTACGACGGTGCGCTGGGACCGGGGACGGGCTCGTTCTTCGTCTTCGCGCTGGTCAGCATCCTCGGGTACGGCTTCCTCGAGGCCAGCGCGAAGGCCAAGATCGCCAACCTGGCCACCAACCTCGCGGCGCTGGTCGTCTTCGTGCCGCAGGGGGTGGTGATCTGGTCGGTGGGGCTGCTCATGGGGGCGGCCAACGTCCTCGGCGGCTACCTCGGCGCCAGGGTGGCGGTCTCGCGGGGCAGCGGCTTCGTCCGGATCTTCTTCGTGGTGGTCCTCGTGGCCTTCGTCGTCACGATCGGCTACGACACCTGGGTGCAGCTCACGGGCTGA